The nucleotide sequence GATACGTTGTGGCCAGACCAGGATTCCGGGAACGCGAATGCCGCCTTCCAAAAGGTCGCGTTTACGCCCACGCAAGTGACCGGCCGTTCCCGGATCTTTGCCCTTTTTGCCTTCCGGGCCGTTATCGCTGCAGTACCACAGCATGGTATCGCGATCGACGCCCAGGTCGGCCAGCGTTTGACGCAGTCGGCCCACCTGATCATCCAACGCAGTGATCGACCCATAGTAGTGCCTGCGATCGATCGGAAAATCCTTGTACATCTGCAGGTACTTACCGCCCGCAATCGTCGGCTTATGCGGTGTGTGGAACCAAATAACGGCCAAGAACGGCTGGTTGTTTTCCACGCTGTCGGAAATGAACTTCAAGGCCCGGTCCATCACGACGCGACTGTCATCGCCGCTGACATTTTCGGTGACACTTTGGTCGGGCCCGGTCCAGTAGTGCGTCCCATAGAACTCACCCGGCTCCTTCCCCGCAGCGCCGGCGGAATGTCCATAGCCTTCGGTGGGAACTTGCAGCGGATTCCAAGTGGGGACTTTCGATTCGGTGACGAAGGAGACGTCGACGGAGTGTTCCCACGGTGGGCTGTAATCGTTGGTGTTGCCCGGTCGGCCGCGATTCGCGTCTTTGACTTTGGTCGTCAAGGTTCCCAAATGCCATTTGCCAAAATGGCCGGTGCGATAACCATGTTGCTTCATGATTTCGGGCAAGACCAATTCACGATCCAGCAAGCGACCATGATTGGCCGTGTTGATGCCAAAACGGATCGAATTACGACCGGTGTAACAGCTGCCTCGGGTGGGCGAACACACTGATGAACCGGAGTAAAAGCGATCGAAACGAATGCCTTCGCGGGACATCGCGTCCAGGTGCGGCGTGCGCAGATCCGGGTGACCGTTGTACGCGACGTCACCCCAGCCCATGTCGTCGGCCATGCACAAGATGACGTTGGGACGCGCCGCGGACGCTTCGTCGGCGTTCGCACTTTGGCGGCCGCCGCTGAAGGGGCTCAGACAAACGAAACCCAGCATGCACCCCAGACCGATGCACATCTGTCGGAAATGATTGGATGCCGATGGAAACGGCGATACGGCGGCGCGATGGTTCATGGATTTCGACGAAAAAGCGGCGGGACAGGATGGGGTGGGCGCACGGGCGATTCGGCATCCACCGATGCCGTGCGATGCAGAGCCTAAGGTAGCCCAGACGCGATCGTCGATGTGGCCGCCGTGGCAAAAGTCGGCGTCACGCGTTTGGGAAGCCGAAAGTTTGCGGGAACGATGGACTATTCGGCCAGATGTTCGAACCGAACGTAGTAGGCCCCACGTTCCTTGCCGGCCTGTGAGTCAATGCAGCGTGTTTTGACCAAAGACTCGCCTGCAGGAAGCGTCACCGAGAATTCGGCTGCGGTGTCGTCGCGATCCAGCGACTGTGACCAAGTTCGCTGGCCGATGGTCAGCTCCACCCGATCGTATTGCATGGAACGATTTCGTTGGTCCGGATACCGAGACAGCTTGACCCGATAACGCCCCGCTTGTTTCACGTCCAAGGCCCAAAAGCCTTGAATCCACAGGTCGTCGTCGGCCAGTTGAGGCTGCTGCCAAATCACACCCCCCTTGGTCGGATGCCAGTCGCGAACGGTCATCAATGTCGACGCATAGGGGCCGGGACCGACCATGAATCTTGTAAATGGAACGCCGCCGTCGCCGGTGGGATCGGTGGTGCGACGTTCATCGCCCTCGGTCGCATCAATGCCGTAAACGTCTTCGAAATGTTCGCGATACGCCGCGGAAAGTTCGTCCACGATGTCGGGGTAGCGATCGGCAACGTCGACGCGTTGGCCGGGGTCCGATTCGATATCAAACAACTGTCCGTTAACCAGACGGAACTGTTGCGTCATCACGGCATAGTTTGGCTTTCTGCGTTTGGCACCCGGCTGCAGCATGCAAACCGGTTGATCGCCTTGCCGCTGAACGAATAGTTTCCGATCATGCCAAGCGGCGTTGGGGTCTTTCAAAATGGCGGCCATGCTGTGGCCGTCAAAGGTGACGTCCTTCGGCGGTGACAGGTCGCACAGATCGATCAACGTGGGCATCCAGTCGCGGTGGCACGTCAAATGATCGACGTCCACATCGGCCGGCAATCCATCGGGCCAGCGGACGAAGCAGGCGACGTGGTGACCGCCGTCATAGACCGATCCTTTCTTGCCACGCATCCCCGCGTTGTAACCGTCGTCGTCTTCGGTGCCGGTCGATCCCATTGCCGTGCCGTTGTCCGACATGAAGATGACGATCGTTTCCTCGGCCAAGTCATGCTTTTCCAATGCCGTCATCAGACGACCAAGGTTGGCATCAAAGTTCGCGATCATGCCATAGAACTTGGCCCGCTCCGCTTCAATTCCCATCTCTGCGTAGGGACGCCAAGCTTCCTCCGGAGCACGAAACGGAGAGTGCATGGCGTTAAGTGGCAGGTAGACAAAGAATGGGGGACGCGACGTTGCACCGGAGACGGATGCTTGATGGTCGTCCAGATAGCTAAGCAGGTTGTCGAACCAAACGTCGGTGCAGTATCCCGTCGTGGATTCGGCCACACCGTTGCGAAAATACGTGTCGTCGAAATAGTCGTTTTCGGGCGGGTTGCCGATCTCGTCCACTCCGCCGGCGCGATGGCAAAAGACATCATCGAATCCGCGGAAACGCGGCGCATAGGGGTAAGTGTCGCCCAGGTGCCATTTGCCAAACATCGCGGTGCGATAGCCAGAATCTCGGAACACCTGGGCCATCGTGGTTTCATCGTGTCGCAGCATTTGCCGACCGATCACAACATCCCAAGCTCCGACGCGTGTGCAGTACCGGCCCGTCATTAGTGCCGATCGCGTGGGCGTACAGATCGGATCGACGTGATAGTCGGTCAGCCGCACGCTTTGGGCCGCCAACGTGTCCAAGTTGGGTGTTTTCAGCCACGGATTTCCGTGACATCCCATGTCGCCGTAGCCTTGATCGTCGGTGACGATCAGCAGAACGTTTGGCGACGATTTTGATCGCGAAGACGCCCCGGCATCGTCGGCCGCAGTGGTGACCGGCGGCACGCACGCGGCGAACAAAACAGCGGCTGCGACGACCGATAAACGGCGTCCAATGAGACGATGCGGCGATAGCATGGCGGGCGGGGCGGGATGTGGGGGCCGGGCAGGAGAAGGGACGCCACCAATTGTAGATTGTTGACACCTGCCGCTCAATTCGACCACAACGCATCCGCCGGTAGTGGTCGCCGCCGCTGGGCGAAAATGCCGCTAGGAGAAATCGAACATCGATCCAGCCGACTCTTTGATCTCCTGGATGTACTTGTCCACCTCCGCGTCTTCGTATTCGCCCTGCAGGTACTCCTTCAACTGGACCAACTTCTCCTTGGTCGATGCGAGCGCGGTGGAAACGCTTTCGGGCAATTCGATCGATTCCGCTTTGGTTTCAATCCATTCGATCAATTCGCTGACTCTCGCTTTCAGCTCTTCCGGCTTGTCTTTCAATTGATCCAGATCGCCGAACTTCTCTTTCAACGGCGTCATCATCGCCATCGCTTCGTCTGAAAGATTTGCCGCCGCCTCCTTTCCTTTTTCCACCATCTCCGCGGTACCTTCGGAGATCTTTTCGCCGGCCTCGGCGACATTCTGCTCCGCGGACTCCAGAGCCTTTGACGCCTCTTGTGAATCGCATCCGGTCATTGCGGCCATCAAACCGATGACAGGAATCCAACCGACAACCATTGCGGACCAAATCATCTTGCGCATCGCGGCGACCTTTTTAGGGAAAGGCAGATCCAAAAACGAAAAAAGCGTCCCGCGGGCTCGGGGAGAGAAATAACGAAGCCAGCCCGCGGGACGCTCAATGATATCGGTTGCTAGATACACGCGTGGCGAATTCATCAAACGCGCACCGAGATGACACAATTCAGCAAAACATCTGCGGTGCGAAATCGGGCCGGCAATGAACGATCATTCGAACCATTTTCTGATTCGTTTCAGCCCCACCTCCGCGGGCTCAACCGGCCAGTACTCCAGACCGACATAGCCTTGATAATTGATTTCGCCGATCGCTGCAAAAACGCTGGGGTAGTGGATTTCGCCTCGATCCAACTCGTGCCGACCCGGGTTGCCGGCGGCGTGAAAGTGACCGATCCGGTCGATGCCCGAAGTGATACGTTCGATCAGATGACCTTCGCTGATTTGCTGGTGGTAGATGTCAAAGACCACGCGCACGTTGGGGCTGTTGACCTTGTCGACGATTTGAAAGGCCTCGTCGCTGCGGATCAGATAGTACCCCGCGTGGTCGACCAACTCGTTCAGCGGTTCGATGACCAGCGTGATATCGGTCCCCGCCAAAAGCGCGGCCGCCGCCGTCAAACCGTCAACCAAAGCATCGTGTTGTTCGGCTCGAGGAACGCCCTTGCGAAAGTCGCCGACTTGCGAAATCAGCGTGCGACAATCCAGATCTTTCGCGGCGACAATGGATTCTTCCAGACCATTCAGATAGTCCGATCGCACGGCGGGATCCACCAGGCTGATGAACTTGGTGCAACACGCAGAAATCGCCATGTTGTGGTTGTCGCGGGCACGTTTGATCTCCGCCAAGTCCTTGTCCCACCACCCCCAAAACTCAAACGCGTTGATACCGGCATCATGAACTCGCTTGACGGCGTCGGTCACCGATAGATCGCCGAACACCGCGTCGATACATACGGATGGTTTCAACTTTCCTGTCATGCCGGTGGGACTCCTGCGGTGGTGATTCGTTTGATCGAGGGCGGGGCAAAGGTTGACGGCACGGCTTCGATGCCGAAGACGCAAGCAAGAATTGATAATCCGCGATCCAAACGATGACCAGACGGCAGCGTGCCGCGGTCGCGTGATTTTGGCGTCAAGCGATCGCCGGCGATCAAGCCAAGTGGTCGATCGCAGACTGGATTTCTGCGATCACCTCAGGATCGTTTTCGGTCCCCAGACGCTGCAACAAGATCGACCGTGCTTCGCCACCGATCCGGCCCAATGCCCATGCGGATGCGGATCGGACCAACGGTTCGTGATCGGACAAACCGGTGGTCAGCGGTCCGAGGCTTTCCGTGCTGCCTTGATTGCCCAAGACGATCGCGGCGTTTCGCAGGATGCCCCGGCGTCGGGTTCGCCACAACGCGGTTTTGCGATAGCGTTTTCGGAACTGTTCATCATCCAACGTGAACAGATCGTGCAGGTCCAGTTCCGTCATCGTCGGTTCCGGCGATGCCATCGATT is from Crateriforma conspicua and encodes:
- a CDS encoding arylsulfatase — protein: MLSPHRLIGRRLSVVAAAVLFAACVPPVTTAADDAGASSRSKSSPNVLLIVTDDQGYGDMGCHGNPWLKTPNLDTLAAQSVRLTDYHVDPICTPTRSALMTGRYCTRVGAWDVVIGRQMLRHDETTMAQVFRDSGYRTAMFGKWHLGDTYPYAPRFRGFDDVFCHRAGGVDEIGNPPENDYFDDTYFRNGVAESTTGYCTDVWFDNLLSYLDDHQASVSGATSRPPFFVYLPLNAMHSPFRAPEEAWRPYAEMGIEAERAKFYGMIANFDANLGRLMTALEKHDLAEETIVIFMSDNGTAMGSTGTEDDDGYNAGMRGKKGSVYDGGHHVACFVRWPDGLPADVDVDHLTCHRDWMPTLIDLCDLSPPKDVTFDGHSMAAILKDPNAAWHDRKLFVQRQGDQPVCMLQPGAKRRKPNYAVMTQQFRLVNGQLFDIESDPGQRVDVADRYPDIVDELSAAYREHFEDVYGIDATEGDERRTTDPTGDGGVPFTRFMVGPGPYASTLMTVRDWHPTKGGVIWQQPQLADDDLWIQGFWALDVKQAGRYRVKLSRYPDQRNRSMQYDRVELTIGQRTWSQSLDRDDTAAEFSVTLPAGESLVKTRCIDSQAGKERGAYYVRFEHLAE
- a CDS encoding sulfatase family protein; this translates as MNHRAAVSPFPSASNHFRQMCIGLGCMLGFVCLSPFSGGRQSANADEASAARPNVILCMADDMGWGDVAYNGHPDLRTPHLDAMSREGIRFDRFYSGSSVCSPTRGSCYTGRNSIRFGINTANHGRLLDRELVLPEIMKQHGYRTGHFGKWHLGTLTTKVKDANRGRPGNTNDYSPPWEHSVDVSFVTESKVPTWNPLQVPTEGYGHSAGAAGKEPGEFYGTHYWTGPDQSVTENVSGDDSRVVMDRALKFISDSVENNQPFLAVIWFHTPHKPTIAGGKYLQMYKDFPIDRRHYYGSITALDDQVGRLRQTLADLGVDRDTMLWYCSDNGPEGKKGKDPGTAGHLRGRKRDLLEGGIRVPGILVWPQRIGEARTLSMPCFTSDYVPTIADVLGFELPGDRPYDGISLLPWIDGGNAKRPSPLMFEYGQSVALIDQRYKLYRPKGKKTQFQLFDLIDDPGEDQDIASEHPELVRRYAQQLQDWRESCQQSREKSGLR
- a CDS encoding TIM barrel protein: MTGKLKPSVCIDAVFGDLSVTDAVKRVHDAGINAFEFWGWWDKDLAEIKRARDNHNMAISACCTKFISLVDPAVRSDYLNGLEESIVAAKDLDCRTLISQVGDFRKGVPRAEQHDALVDGLTAAAALLAGTDITLVIEPLNELVDHAGYYLIRSDEAFQIVDKVNSPNVRVVFDIYHQQISEGHLIERITSGIDRIGHFHAAGNPGRHELDRGEIHYPSVFAAIGEINYQGYVGLEYWPVEPAEVGLKRIRKWFE